The Phaeacidiphilus oryzae TH49 region GTCGTAGTTGAACTTCAGGGTCAGCACCGTGCCGTAGCCGCGGTCGACGGCCTCCAGCAGCTTCCGCATGCCGGTCTGCCCGGCGACCGTGCCGTGGTCGGCGTCCTGCATCAGGTAGAAGCAGCGCACCCAGGTCGCCGAGACGGCCTCCAGCTCACTGAAGTCGATCGCGTCCAGGCTCTGGTTGTAGTTGGCCGCCAGCACGCCGGTCGCGGCGGGCGCGGAGACCCTCGCCGTCGCGTCCGCCCCCGTGCTCGCGCTCGCGGAGGGCGAGCCGCCGGCGCCTCCGCCCTGCGCCGAGGCGCAGCCGGCCGCGCCGAGGGCGACCGCCGCCCCCGCTCCCGCCGACCATCCGAACACCCGCCGCCGCGAGGGCCGTCGCATCGCCGACCCGATCGGGCCCTCGCCCGACTCGCCGTCTCCCACCGCTACCGTTTCCTCTCCGCCTCCGACTCAAGAACGCGGTCACTCAACCGCGCCCGGTGCCCGGCGGACCGGGCGACACGCGGAGCGCGGCCGCGGCGTGACGCCGCTCACGTCGAGTTCCGACCTTTCCGCGGGGAGGGCATGGCGGCCCCTCGAAGATCCTGCGAAGCCCTAAGCTGGCGGGCATCGACGAGGGTGAGGGGGCCCGGGGTGGGCGATGTGCTGGTGATCGGCGGGGGGATCGCGGGGCCGGCCACCGCGCTCGCCCTGCAGCGGGCCGGCCTCGACGGGATCGAGGTCTTCGAGGCGCAGCCGGAGGGCGGGGCGGACGCCGGCGCCTTCCTCACCCTGGCCGGCAACGGGGTGTTCGCCCTGGACCAGTTCGGAGCCGCCGGGCTGCTGGACCCGCTGGGCTTTCCGGTGCTGCGGATGAGCGTCCTCGGCGCGGACGGCTCGGCGCTCGCCGAGGACGTCCCGCTCGGCGACGCCGGTGACCCGCTCACCCACTACCGCTGCCTCCGCCGCGCCGAGCTGGCCCGGGCGCTGCGCGAGGAGGCGGTCCGGCGCGGCATCCCCGTCCGGCACGGCGCCCGGCTGACCGGGATCGCCCCGGACGACTCCGGAGAGAGCGTCACCGCCCTTTTCGCGGACGGCGGTTCGGCGACCGGACGGCTGCTGGTCGGCGCGGACGGGCTGCGCTCCGCCGTCCGCGCGGCGCTCTCCCCGGACGCGCCGGACGCGGCTCCGGCCTACGCCGGCCAGCAGGTCTACTACGGCTACACCGACCAGGCCGATCCCCCGCACCGGGACTCGGCGCGGATCACCATGGTCCGGGGCAGCGGCGCCGCCTTCGGCTACCTCGTCTCGCCGGCCGGCGAGGCGCTGTGGTTCGCCAGGGTGCCGGGCCCGCCGCTCGGCCCGGAGGAGCTGGCCGGGAACGGACCCGACGACTGGCGCCGCCGGCTGCTGCCGCTGCTCGCCGGCGACCGCACTCCGGCGGCCGGCCTGGTGGCCGCGACCGGTGCGGAGCTGATGGCCACCAACGCCTGGCAGCTCACCCCTGGCCTGGTCTGGCGCGGTCCGCGCACGGTGCTGATCGGGGACGCCGCCCACGCCGCCTCCCCGGCCACCGGCCAGGGCGCCTCGATGGCCCTGGAGGACGCGGTGGTGCTCGCCAAGGCGCTGCGCGAGCTGCCCGTCCGGCAGGCGCTGCCGCGCTTCGAGGAGCTGCGCCGGCCGCGGGTGGAACGCAATATCGAGGTGAGCGGCGCCCTGACGGCACGGCGGCCCGCCGACCGCGGCCCGGTGGCCGACGCCGAGCGCGGTTCCCGCGGCCCGGTCACCCGGCTCGATCCGGAGCTGCGCGAACTCCTGGACTGGGGCCGGCAGTTGCCGACCCGCTGAGCGGTCCCGCGGGCTCCCGGCCGGGCCGCCGGCAGCGGCCAGGAGAGCCCGCGGTCAGGACAGCCGGCCGTCAGGACAACCGGCGGTCAGGACAGCCCGCCGTCAGGACAGCTCGATCAGCAGGTCGCCGCCCTCCACCTGCTGGATCCTGGTGATCGCCAGCCGGCCCACGGTGCCGGCCTGCTGGGCGGTGATGCCGGCCTCCATCTTCATCGCCTCGATGGTGCCCACGGTCTGGCCCGCCTCCACCCGGTCGCCCTCGGCGACGTTGAGGGTGACCACGCCCGCGAACGGGGCCGCGACCTGCCGGGGGTTCCCCGGGTCGGCCTTCTCGGTGGCCGGGATGTCGGCCGCCGCCGAGCGGTCCACCACCTGGATCGGCCGCAGCTGGCCGTTGAGGGTGGCCATCACGGTCCGCTCGCCGCGCTCGTCGGCCTCGCCGATCGCCTGCAGGCCGATCAGCAGTCGCACCCCGGGCTCCAGGTCCACGGCGTACTCGGTGTCCGGGGCGAGACCGTAGAAGAACTCCAGCGACTCCAGCACGCCGGTGTCGCCGAACTCCTGGCGGCGGGCCAGGAACTCCTTGTTCGGGCCGGGGAAGAGCAGCCGGTTGAGGGTGCCGCGGGGGTCCTTCTCCAGGCCCTCCCGGTCCTCGTCGGTGAGCTCGCGCATCGGCTTGGCCTCGGCCCGGCCGCGCAGCGCCCTGGTCCGGAACGGCTCCGGCCAGCCACCGGGCGGGGTGCCCAGCTCGCCGCGGAGGAAGCCGATCACCGAGTCCGGGATGTCGAAGCGGTCCGGCTCCCGCTCGAAGTCCTCGGGTGCCACCCCGGCCCCGACCAGGTGGAGCGCGAGGTCGCCGACCACCTTGGAGGACGGGGTGACCTTGACCAGCCGGCCGAGCATCCGGTCGGCCGCCTCGTACATCGCCTCGATCTCCTCGAAGCGGTCGCCCAGGCCCAGCGCCTTGGCCTGGGTGCGCAGGTTGGAGAGCTGCCCGCCGGGGATCTCGTGGTGGTAGACCCGCCCGGTGGGCGCGGCGAGACCGGCCTCGAAGGGCGCGTACACCTTGCGGACGCTCTCCCAGTACGGCTCCAGGTCCTCCACCGCAGCCAGGCTGAGCCCGGTCGGCCGCTCGGAGTGGTCGGTGGCGGCGACCAGCGCGGTCAGCGAGGGCTGCGAGGTGGTGCCGGCCATCGAGGCGACCGCCCCGTCCACCGCGTCCGCCCCGGCCTGGATCGCGGCCAGGTAGGTGGCCAGCTGGCCGCCCGCGGTGTCGTGGGTGTGGATGTGGACGGGCAGGCCGAACTCCCGGCGCAGCGCCGAGACCAGCTTGGTCGCGGCGGGCGCGCGGAGCAGCCCGGCCATGTCCTTGACCGCCAGCACATGCGCGCCGGCCTGGACGATCCGCTCGGCCAGACGCAGGTAGTAGTCCAGGGTGTAGAGCCGCTCGGAGGGGTCGGAGAGGTCCGAGGTGTAGCAGAGGGCGACCTCGGCGACGGCCTTGCCGGTGCCGCGCACGGCCTCGATCGCC contains the following coding sequences:
- a CDS encoding FAD-dependent oxidoreductase codes for the protein MGDVLVIGGGIAGPATALALQRAGLDGIEVFEAQPEGGADAGAFLTLAGNGVFALDQFGAAGLLDPLGFPVLRMSVLGADGSALAEDVPLGDAGDPLTHYRCLRRAELARALREEAVRRGIPVRHGARLTGIAPDDSGESVTALFADGGSATGRLLVGADGLRSAVRAALSPDAPDAAPAYAGQQVYYGYTDQADPPHRDSARITMVRGSGAAFGYLVSPAGEALWFARVPGPPLGPEELAGNGPDDWRRRLLPLLAGDRTPAAGLVAATGAELMATNAWQLTPGLVWRGPRTVLIGDAAHAASPATGQGASMALEDAVVLAKALRELPVRQALPRFEELRRPRVERNIEVSGALTARRPADRGPVADAERGSRGPVTRLDPELRELLDWGRQLPTR